One segment of Streptomyces bathyalis DNA contains the following:
- the mraY gene encoding phospho-N-acetylmuramoyl-pentapeptide-transferase, which translates to MSQILFSGVIGLFLSLIGTPLLIKLLASRGYGQFIRDDGPQNHHSKRGTPTMGGIAFILATVAAYALTKLLTGSQPSFSGVLVLFLFAGMGLVGFLDDYIKIVKQRSLGLRAKAKMAGQLIVGTAFAVLSLNFPNLRLLTPASTKLSFTQDFGWSLGPVIFVIWALFMILAMSNGVNLTDGLDGLATGASVMVFGAYVFICVWEYQESCANPFTAGPGCYEVRDPLDLAVVAAALMGACFGFLWWNTSPAKIFMGDTGSLALGGALAGLAICSRTELLLAILGGLFVLITMSVVIQVGSFRMTGKRVFKMAPLQHHFELKGWSEVLVVVRFWIIQGMCAILGVGIFYAGWAASK; encoded by the coding sequence ATGAGCCAGATCCTCTTCTCGGGAGTCATCGGACTCTTCCTGTCCCTGATCGGGACGCCTCTGCTGATCAAGCTGCTCGCGAGCAGAGGTTACGGGCAGTTCATCCGTGACGACGGGCCCCAGAACCACCACAGCAAGCGCGGCACCCCGACGATGGGCGGCATCGCCTTCATCCTCGCCACGGTCGCCGCGTACGCGCTCACCAAGCTGCTGACCGGCAGCCAGCCGAGCTTCTCCGGCGTGCTCGTGCTCTTCCTCTTCGCCGGCATGGGCCTGGTCGGCTTCCTCGACGACTACATCAAGATCGTCAAGCAGCGCAGCCTCGGCCTGCGGGCCAAGGCGAAGATGGCCGGACAGCTCATCGTCGGCACCGCGTTCGCGGTCCTCTCGCTGAACTTCCCCAACCTCCGCCTGCTGACGCCCGCTTCGACGAAGCTGTCTTTCACCCAGGACTTCGGCTGGTCGCTCGGCCCGGTCATCTTCGTGATCTGGGCGCTGTTCATGATCCTCGCGATGTCCAACGGCGTGAATCTGACGGACGGTCTGGACGGCCTCGCCACCGGCGCCTCCGTGATGGTCTTCGGCGCCTACGTCTTCATCTGCGTGTGGGAGTACCAGGAGTCCTGTGCCAACCCCTTCACGGCGGGACCTGGTTGTTACGAGGTGCGGGACCCTCTCGATCTGGCCGTCGTCGCCGCCGCGTTGATGGGTGCCTGCTTCGGCTTCCTGTGGTGGAACACCTCGCCCGCCAAGATCTTCATGGGCGACACCGGTTCGCTCGCGCTGGGCGGTGCCCTCGCCGGTCTCGCCATCTGCTCCCGCACGGAGCTGCTGCTGGCGATCCTCGGCGGACTCTTCGTCCTCATCACCATGTCCGTCGTCATCCAGGTCGGTTCCTTCCGGATGACCGGCAAGCGCGTGTTCAAGATGGCGCCGTTGCAGCACCACTTCGAACTGAAGGGCTGGTCCGAGGTCCTGGTGGTCGTCCGCTTCTGGATCATCCAGGGCATGTGCGCCATCCTCGGCGTCGGGATCTTCTACGCAGGGTGGGCGGCCAGCAAGTGA
- a CDS encoding UDP-N-acetylmuramoyl-tripeptide--D-alanyl-D-alanine ligase, giving the protein MIPLSLADIAAVVDGQQSDIPDPDALVTGPVVIDSRKVAHGSLFAAFAGERADGHDFARSAVEAGAVAVLATRPVGVPAVVVDDVTRALGALARHAVERLGTKVVALTGSAGKTSTKDLIAQLLERLGPTVWTPGSLNNEIGLPLTALRAEAGTRHLVLEMGARGVGHIRYLAQLTPPRIGVVLNVGTAHIGEFGGREQIALAKGELVEALPPAGPEGDGEAGGGEGGVAVLNADDPFVRAMSERTHARVLLFGEAEDAHVRAENVRLTDRGQPSFTLQTPTGCGDVTMRLYGEHHVSNALAAAAVAHELGMPAGDIATALSAAGSLSRWRMEVTERADGVTVVNDAYNANPESTRAALRALAAMGRGRRTWAVLGEMAELGDESLAEHDAVGRLAVRLNVSKLVAVGGQEAVWLDMGAKNEGSWGEESVHVSDAEAAVELLRSELRPGDVVLVKASRSVGLERVADALMEPGTNEGEVAARWV; this is encoded by the coding sequence ATGATCCCCCTATCTCTCGCCGATATCGCCGCTGTCGTCGACGGACAGCAGAGCGACATACCGGACCCGGACGCCCTGGTCACAGGACCCGTCGTCATCGATTCACGGAAAGTGGCGCACGGCAGCCTCTTCGCGGCCTTCGCCGGTGAACGGGCCGACGGACACGACTTCGCCCGCAGCGCGGTCGAAGCCGGGGCCGTGGCCGTTCTGGCCACACGGCCCGTCGGTGTTCCGGCCGTCGTCGTCGACGACGTCACCCGCGCCCTGGGCGCCCTCGCCAGGCACGCGGTCGAACGGCTCGGCACCAAGGTCGTCGCGCTGACGGGCTCCGCCGGAAAGACCAGCACCAAGGACCTCATCGCACAGCTGCTGGAACGCCTCGGCCCGACGGTGTGGACGCCGGGCTCCCTCAACAACGAGATCGGGCTGCCGCTGACCGCCCTGCGCGCCGAGGCCGGCACCCGTCATCTCGTACTGGAGATGGGCGCACGCGGCGTCGGGCACATCCGCTACCTCGCGCAGCTCACCCCGCCGCGCATCGGCGTCGTGCTCAACGTCGGGACCGCGCACATCGGCGAGTTCGGCGGCCGGGAGCAGATCGCCCTCGCGAAGGGCGAGTTGGTGGAGGCCCTGCCGCCGGCTGGTCCCGAAGGCGACGGCGAGGCCGGGGGAGGCGAGGGCGGCGTCGCCGTGCTCAATGCCGACGACCCGTTCGTCCGGGCCATGAGCGAGCGCACTCATGCCCGTGTCCTGCTGTTCGGCGAGGCCGAGGACGCTCACGTTCGTGCCGAGAATGTCCGGCTCACCGACAGGGGTCAGCCGTCTTTCACGCTACAAACACCGACCGGGTGCGGTGACGTGACCATGCGCCTGTACGGTGAGCACCACGTGTCGAACGCGCTCGCCGCGGCGGCCGTCGCCCACGAACTGGGCATGCCCGCCGGGGACATCGCCACCGCGCTCTCCGCCGCGGGCTCGCTCTCTCGTTGGCGGATGGAGGTCACCGAGCGCGCCGATGGAGTCACGGTCGTCAATGACGCCTACAACGCCAACCCCGAGTCGACACGGGCCGCGCTCCGCGCGCTGGCCGCGATGGGGCGGGGCCGGCGGACCTGGGCGGTGCTCGGTGAGATGGCCGAGCTCGGCGACGAGTCGCTTGCCGAGCACGACGCGGTCGGACGGCTCGCCGTCCGGCTCAACGTCAGCAAGCTCGTGGCGGTGGGTGGCCAGGAGGCCGTCTGGCTGGACATGGGCGCGAAGAACGAGGGTTCGTGGGGTGAGGAGTCGGTGCACGTGTCCGACGCTGAGGCGGCGGTCGAGCTCTTGCGGAGCGAACTGCGCCCGGGGGATGTCGTACTGGTGAAGGCTTCCCGTTCGGTGGGTCTGGAACGCGTCGCGGACGCGCTCATGGAGCCCGGGACCAACGAGGGTGAGGTCGCCGCCCGATGGGTATGA
- the ftsW gene encoding putative lipid II flippase FtsW gives MTPDSGAAADSLPGASNSREHTAATGSRARHTRHNWRAALRRALTTPLTPLRSPVPAPAALQLPHAAGALLLPREAQRSRAAKTRPGKGASGAPGRPLRPRRPSRQPSRPGRGKGTPSFLVKARRAWDRPLTAYYLILGGSLLLTVLGLVMVFSASQIEALQSGLSSTYFFRKQLIAAIVGAGLLLVAARMPIRLHRALAYPLLAVSVVLMCLVQVPGMGHAVNGNRNWIYLGGPFQLQPSEFAKLALVLWGADLLARKRSRRLLNQWKHMLVPLVPVGLLLLGLIMLGGDMGTAIILTAILFGLLWLAGAPTRLFAGVMAVAAVIGALLIMTSPNRMARLACIGATDPGANDQCWQAVHGIYALASGGWFGSGLGASVEKWGQLPEPHTDFIFAVTGEELGLAGTLSVLALFAALGYAGIRVAGRTEEPFVRYAAGGVTTWITAQAVVNIGAVLGLLPIAGVPLPLFSYGGSALLPTMFAIGLLIAFARSDPAARAALAMRQPALRQRLQRRLAGVRTNTMRRRADRRPSGER, from the coding sequence ATGACGCCCGACAGCGGCGCTGCGGCCGACTCTCTCCCGGGAGCGTCGAACTCGCGCGAGCACACCGCCGCCACCGGCTCCCGCGCTCGCCACACCCGCCACAACTGGCGCGCCGCGCTGCGGCGGGCGCTGACAACGCCTCTGACGCCGCTGCGCAGCCCCGTCCCGGCGCCGGCGGCCCTCCAGTTGCCGCACGCGGCAGGAGCCCTCCTCCTGCCGCGCGAGGCGCAGCGCTCCCGCGCGGCCAAGACCCGCCCGGGGAAGGGTGCTTCCGGCGCCCCCGGGCGACCGCTTCGGCCGCGGCGTCCCTCACGGCAGCCGTCCCGTCCGGGCCGCGGCAAGGGCACGCCTTCGTTCCTCGTGAAGGCCAGGCGGGCCTGGGACCGGCCGCTGACGGCGTACTACCTGATCCTCGGCGGCAGCCTTCTGCTCACCGTGCTCGGGCTGGTGATGGTCTTCTCGGCGTCGCAGATCGAGGCCCTCCAATCGGGCCTGTCCTCCACGTACTTCTTCCGCAAGCAGCTCATCGCGGCGATCGTGGGCGCCGGCTTGCTGCTGGTTGCCGCTCGTATGCCGATCAGACTGCACAGGGCGCTGGCGTACCCGCTGCTGGCCGTGTCCGTCGTCCTGATGTGCCTGGTACAGGTGCCGGGCATGGGGCACGCGGTGAACGGCAACCGCAACTGGATCTATCTCGGCGGCCCGTTCCAGCTCCAGCCCAGCGAGTTCGCCAAGCTGGCACTGGTGCTGTGGGGCGCGGACCTGCTGGCCCGCAAGCGCTCCAGGCGGCTGCTGAACCAGTGGAAGCACATGCTCGTGCCGCTCGTGCCCGTCGGACTGCTGCTGCTCGGGCTCATCATGCTCGGCGGCGACATGGGGACCGCGATCATTCTCACGGCGATCCTCTTCGGACTGCTCTGGCTCGCGGGCGCGCCAACCCGCCTCTTCGCCGGCGTCATGGCGGTGGCCGCCGTCATCGGCGCGCTCCTCATCATGACCAGCCCGAACAGGATGGCCCGGCTGGCCTGCATCGGTGCCACCGACCCCGGCGCCAACGACCAGTGCTGGCAGGCGGTTCACGGAATCTACGCGCTGGCATCGGGCGGATGGTTCGGTTCGGGGCTGGGTGCCAGTGTGGAAAAATGGGGTCAACTACCGGAACCGCACACCGACTTCATCTTCGCCGTGACCGGGGAGGAACTCGGTCTAGCGGGGACGCTGTCGGTGCTCGCCCTCTTCGCGGCTCTAGGCTATGCGGGTATCCGCGTGGCCGGACGCACGGAGGAGCCCTTCGTGAGGTATGCCGCGGGAGGCGTGACCACCTGGATCACGGCGCAGGCCGTGGTCAACATCGGTGCGGTGCTCGGTCTGCTGCCGATCGCCGGTGTCCCGCTGCCGCTGTTCTCCTACGGTGGTTCCGCCCTGCTGCCGACGATGTTCGCTATCGGGTTGCTCATCGCGTTCGCGAGAAGCGACCCCGCGGCCAGAGCGGCTCTGGCCATGCGGCAGCCTGCTCTGCGGCAGCGCCTGCAGAGAAGGCTGGCAGGGGTGAGAACGAACACGATGAGACGGCGCGCAGATCGGCGGCCGTCCGGAGAGCGGTGA
- the murD gene encoding UDP-N-acetylmuramoyl-L-alanine--D-glutamate ligase, which translates to MRGRHVTVAGLGVSGVSAARALKRLGAAVTVVDGGDSDTHRARAAELGAEDVTVRLADAETLPSGTDLIVTSPGWKPQSPLFAAADAAGVPVWGDVELAWRLRGAAPGEAVDGGRTPAPWLAVTGTNGKTTTVQMLASILEAAGLRAPAVGNIGTPLIDVVLAEDPPDVLAVELSSYQLHWAPSLRAHSAAVLNLAPDHLDWHGSMEAYAADKGRIYEGNQVACVYNCADPATEELVRRADVEEGCRAIGFTLGTPGPSELGVVDGILVDRAFVENRREQAQELAEISDITPAAPHNIANALAAAALARAYGVPPAAVRDGLRAFRPDAHRIAHVADIDGVAYIDDSKATNTHATQASLAAYDSIVWIAGGLAKGATFDELVRESAPRLRGAVLIGADRHLIHEALTRHAPDVPVVDLEQTDTGAMAAAVHEAARLARHGDTVLMAPACASMDMFVNYNARGDAFTDAVRALAAAGAHEVE; encoded by the coding sequence CTGCGGGGCAGGCATGTCACCGTGGCCGGGCTCGGCGTGAGCGGAGTCAGCGCGGCGCGTGCCCTCAAGCGCCTGGGCGCCGCTGTCACCGTCGTCGACGGCGGTGACAGCGATACGCACCGGGCCCGTGCGGCCGAACTCGGCGCCGAGGACGTGACCGTGCGGCTCGCGGACGCGGAGACCTTGCCGTCCGGTACTGATCTGATCGTCACATCACCGGGCTGGAAGCCGCAGAGCCCGCTCTTCGCCGCCGCCGACGCCGCGGGCGTACCGGTATGGGGCGACGTGGAGTTGGCGTGGCGGCTGCGCGGAGCGGCGCCGGGGGAGGCGGTCGACGGGGGCCGCACACCCGCGCCCTGGCTCGCCGTCACCGGCACCAACGGCAAGACCACCACGGTGCAGATGCTCGCCTCCATCCTCGAAGCCGCAGGCCTCCGTGCCCCGGCGGTGGGCAACATCGGCACCCCGCTGATCGACGTCGTCCTCGCCGAGGACCCCCCCGACGTACTCGCGGTGGAACTCTCCAGCTACCAGCTGCACTGGGCGCCGAGTCTGCGTGCGCACTCCGCCGCCGTGCTCAATCTCGCGCCCGACCACCTGGACTGGCACGGCTCGATGGAGGCGTACGCCGCCGACAAGGGCCGTATCTACGAGGGCAATCAGGTCGCCTGCGTCTACAACTGCGCCGATCCGGCCACCGAAGAGCTCGTGCGCCGGGCGGACGTGGAGGAGGGCTGCCGGGCCATCGGCTTCACGCTCGGCACGCCCGGCCCGTCCGAACTGGGAGTTGTGGACGGCATCCTGGTCGACCGCGCCTTCGTCGAGAACCGCCGCGAGCAGGCGCAGGAGCTGGCCGAGATCTCGGACATCACGCCCGCGGCCCCGCACAACATCGCCAACGCCCTTGCCGCGGCGGCCCTCGCCCGCGCCTACGGCGTGCCGCCCGCGGCCGTGCGGGACGGGCTGCGCGCCTTCCGTCCCGACGCACACCGCATCGCACACGTCGCCGACATCGACGGCGTCGCGTACATCGACGACTCCAAGGCGACCAACACCCATGCCACGCAGGCTTCGCTGGCCGCGTACGACTCCATCGTGTGGATCGCGGGCGGCCTCGCGAAGGGCGCCACCTTCGACGAACTCGTACGTGAGTCCGCGCCCCGCCTGCGCGGCGCCGTGCTGATCGGCGCCGACCGTCACCTCATCCACGAAGCCCTCACGCGACACGCCCCGGATGTCCCGGTGGTGGACCTGGAGCAGACCGACACTGGGGCGATGGCTGCGGCAGTCCATGAAGCGGCGCGGCTCGCCCGTCACGGGGATACGGTGCTGATGGCACCGGCCTGCGCCTCGATGGACATGTTCGTCAACTACAACGCGCGCGGTGACGCCTTCACCGACGCGGTGCGTGCGCTGGCAGCGGCCGGCGCGCACGAGGTGGAGTAA